One Bremerella sp. JC817 genomic window carries:
- a CDS encoding alkene reductase, producing the protein MSTHDDDVLFQPIQAGAFQMPHRILMSPLTRARATDRIPNDLMAEYYTQRASAALIISEATAISPQGFGWHGAPAIYSDEQVAGWRKVTDAVHNAGGRIVVQLWHMGRVSHPDYQDGKLPVGPSPILAAGEAHTPTGKKPYVVPHELTKPEIRAIVEDYAAATRRARDAGFDGVEIHGANGYLIDEFLRDGSNQRTDEYGGSKENRTRFLLEVIEAVTDAWSADRTGLRISPTMNGTGMFDSDPITLFRYVAGVLNPLGLAYLHVAESIRPGRIYNPDAPRVTPEIRKLYDGVFIANGGYDRDTAIDCLERGEADAIAFGQKFIANPDLPERLMQDASLNEPNPDTYYTPGPVGYTDYPTLESAD; encoded by the coding sequence ATGTCGACCCACGATGATGACGTCCTGTTTCAACCGATTCAGGCCGGGGCGTTTCAGATGCCTCATCGGATTCTGATGTCTCCTCTCACGCGTGCCCGGGCCACCGATCGGATTCCGAATGATCTGATGGCCGAGTACTACACCCAGCGGGCCAGTGCGGCGCTGATTATCTCGGAAGCGACGGCGATCAGCCCGCAAGGTTTCGGATGGCATGGTGCTCCGGCGATCTACTCCGACGAACAGGTCGCCGGTTGGCGGAAGGTTACCGATGCGGTGCACAACGCCGGCGGACGCATCGTCGTGCAGCTTTGGCACATGGGGCGTGTTTCGCATCCTGACTATCAAGATGGCAAGCTGCCAGTTGGACCGAGTCCAATTCTGGCCGCCGGCGAAGCTCATACGCCGACTGGAAAGAAGCCGTACGTTGTGCCTCACGAACTGACCAAGCCCGAGATTCGTGCGATTGTCGAGGACTACGCCGCGGCAACACGACGTGCCCGAGATGCTGGCTTCGATGGAGTCGAGATCCATGGTGCCAACGGTTACTTGATCGACGAGTTTCTGCGTGACGGTTCCAATCAACGCACCGACGAGTATGGCGGATCGAAAGAGAACCGGACTCGGTTTCTGCTGGAAGTGATCGAAGCGGTGACCGATGCCTGGTCGGCCGATCGAACTGGCCTGCGCATCAGCCCGACGATGAATGGAACCGGCATGTTCGACAGCGATCCGATTACGCTGTTTCGCTACGTCGCGGGAGTTTTGAATCCGCTGGGGCTCGCTTACTTGCATGTGGCGGAATCGATTCGCCCAGGTCGGATCTACAATCCGGATGCACCGCGAGTCACGCCTGAGATTCGTAAGTTGTACGACGGCGTCTTCATCGCCAATGGTGGCTACGACCGAGACACGGCAATTGACTGTTTGGAGCGGGGTGAAGCCGACGCGATCGCGTTCGGGCAGAAGTTCATTGCCAATCCTGACTTGCCAGAACGGTTGATGCAGGATGCCTCGCTGAACGAGCCTAATCCCGACACTTACTACACGCCAGGTCCGGTTGGCTATACCGACTATCCAACTTTGGAGTCGGCCGATTAA